A region of Oceanithermus desulfurans DNA encodes the following proteins:
- a CDS encoding 3D domain-containing protein — MRWIRTLALLALAVALPLGVQASGPEVLVLKATAYTSSVRETDSTPFVTATGARTRFGIIAVSRDLLGSDLPYGSKVKIEDLGEWRTGRGKGRFDAMLKDVVFVVEDTMHKRKRQQIDVWMPDRSLALKWGVRRVRITVLQRGR; from the coding sequence ATGCGGTGGATACGAACGCTGGCTCTGCTTGCGCTCGCCGTGGCGTTGCCGCTGGGCGTGCAGGCGTCGGGGCCCGAAGTGCTCGTGCTTAAGGCGACCGCGTACACCTCGTCGGTGCGCGAGACCGACTCGACCCCGTTCGTCACCGCCACCGGGGCGCGGACGCGCTTCGGCATCATCGCGGTGAGCCGCGACCTGCTCGGTTCCGACCTCCCCTACGGCTCCAAGGTCAAGATCGAGGACCTGGGCGAATGGCGCACCGGCCGCGGCAAGGGCCGTTTCGACGCCATGCTCAAGGACGTCGTCTTCGTCGTCGAGGACACCATGCACAAGCGCAAGCGGCAGCAGATCGACGTCTGGATGCCCGACCGCTCGCTCGCGCTCAAGTGGGGGGTGCGGCGGGTCCGCATCACCGTGCTCCAGCGCGGGCGGTAG
- a CDS encoding DAK2 domain-containing protein has protein sequence MDKWSPEALADAFRFATDWFAVYVEEVNALNVYPVPDGDTGTNMHLTLQSVRRELDLCDNTKMREVARALAYGSLLGARGNSGVILSQLLKGFSEAIKRSPAVTPELLAEALEAGAQSAYRAVMKPVEGTILTVARGVAEGAQQAVEEGAATIEAVLAGAIRRGGELLEQTPEMLPVLKTAGVVDAGGKGYLYLVEGLEGFVLEKPLPEPPKIEKYAQEAFEEEEYGYCTEFLMEDVKEPVEKIRELVAPFGDSLLVVGAEGYVKGHIHTNEPDALLATVARYGRMKRTKVEDMSEQHSEILSAVGAADEAPPPTGLVAVASGWGVIKAFRGLGARIVAGGQTQNPSVQDILDAIKSLPNPEVIVLPNNKNVILAAEKAAELAEKEGKKVYVVPTRTLGQGLAAAVLYAPESDAAGLTEEMKEAAAHAVTFEVTRASRDAVVEEVGEVSEGQVIGLRDGKLTVVADDPEEALLNLLKLTLDDADDYEILTLFHSPAVEAERVQALVRKIEAAYEDLDVEVHAGGPDLYDYLAVLE, from the coding sequence GTGGATAAGTGGTCGCCCGAGGCGCTGGCCGACGCCTTCCGCTTCGCCACCGACTGGTTCGCCGTCTACGTCGAGGAGGTCAACGCCCTCAACGTCTATCCCGTTCCCGACGGCGACACCGGCACCAACATGCACCTCACCCTGCAGTCGGTGCGCCGCGAACTCGACCTCTGCGACAACACCAAGATGCGCGAGGTGGCGCGGGCGCTCGCCTACGGCAGCCTCCTGGGCGCGCGGGGCAACTCGGGCGTCATCCTCTCGCAGCTGCTCAAGGGCTTTTCCGAGGCGATCAAGCGCAGCCCCGCGGTGACCCCCGAACTGCTCGCCGAGGCCCTCGAGGCCGGGGCGCAGTCGGCCTACCGCGCGGTGATGAAGCCGGTCGAGGGCACGATCCTCACCGTGGCGCGGGGCGTGGCCGAGGGCGCGCAGCAGGCCGTGGAGGAGGGTGCTGCGACGATCGAAGCGGTGCTGGCGGGGGCGATCCGGCGCGGCGGCGAGCTGTTGGAACAGACCCCCGAGATGCTGCCGGTGCTGAAGACCGCGGGCGTCGTCGACGCCGGCGGCAAGGGCTACCTCTACCTCGTCGAGGGGCTCGAGGGGTTCGTGCTGGAAAAGCCCCTGCCCGAGCCCCCCAAGATCGAGAAGTACGCCCAGGAGGCCTTCGAAGAAGAAGAATACGGCTACTGCACCGAGTTCCTGATGGAGGACGTCAAGGAGCCCGTCGAGAAGATCCGCGAGCTCGTCGCCCCCTTCGGCGACTCGCTCCTCGTCGTGGGGGCCGAGGGCTACGTCAAGGGGCACATCCACACCAACGAGCCCGACGCGCTGCTGGCTACGGTGGCCCGCTACGGCAGGATGAAGCGCACCAAAGTGGAGGACATGTCCGAGCAGCACTCGGAGATCCTCTCGGCCGTGGGCGCCGCCGACGAGGCCCCGCCGCCCACCGGCCTGGTGGCCGTGGCCAGCGGTTGGGGCGTGATCAAGGCCTTCCGCGGCCTGGGGGCGCGCATCGTCGCCGGAGGGCAGACGCAGAACCCCAGCGTGCAGGACATCCTCGACGCCATCAAGAGCCTGCCCAACCCCGAGGTGATCGTGCTGCCCAACAACAAGAACGTGATCCTCGCCGCCGAGAAGGCCGCTGAGCTGGCCGAGAAGGAGGGCAAGAAGGTCTACGTCGTGCCCACCCGCACCCTGGGTCAGGGGCTGGCCGCGGCGGTGCTCTACGCCCCCGAGTCGGACGCCGCCGGGCTGACCGAGGAGATGAAGGAAGCGGCCGCGCACGCCGTCACCTTCGAGGTAACCCGCGCCAGCCGCGACGCGGTCGTCGAGGAGGTGGGCGAGGTCAGCGAGGGGCAGGTGATCGGGCTGCGCGACGGCAAGCTGACCGTGGTGGCCGACGATCCCGAAGAGGCGCTGCTCAACCTGCTCAAGCTGACGCTGGACGACGCCGACGACTACGAGATCCTCACCCTCTTCCACAGCCCCGCCGTCGAGGCCGAGCGGGTACAGGCACTGGTGCGGAAGATCGAGGCCGCCTACGAGGACCTCGACGTCGAGGTGCACGCGGGCGGGCCCGACCTGTACGACTACCTGGCGGTGCTCGAGTAA
- a CDS encoding Asp23/Gls24 family envelope stress response protein, with product MKGNITVTEQALAAIVGLAAHEVPGVVGMSPVGIRDGLSRILGRSEASQGVVIKADPAKPGSYQADLYVVVAFGVKVPTVVEGIAERAEWAAEKLAGVKLERVHVHVVGVSRG from the coding sequence ATGAAGGGGAACATCACCGTAACCGAACAGGCCCTGGCGGCCATCGTGGGGCTGGCGGCCCACGAGGTCCCGGGCGTGGTGGGCATGAGCCCGGTGGGCATCCGCGACGGCCTCAGCCGCATCCTGGGCCGCAGCGAGGCCAGCCAGGGGGTCGTCATCAAGGCCGACCCCGCCAAGCCCGGCAGCTACCAGGCCGACCTCTACGTCGTCGTGGCCTTCGGGGTCAAGGTGCCGACGGTGGTCGAGGGCATCGCCGAGCGCGCCGAGTGGGCGGCCGAGAAGCTGGCCGGGGTGAAGCTCGAGCGCGTGCACGTCCATGTCGTGGGGGTCAGCCGTGGATAA
- a CDS encoding DUF3108 domain-containing protein: protein MRRTVVGLALALAAFAAAGSDLPETPPVPWPNGERLVYVLRWKGLVVGHQAIEAVRTGSGWHYAGRVRGGGLAQLVGFDLVSDSYTRRDLFTRRFQRDLTVPGEGRRVLTAVVGQETAVRFVWVTGQVYTFREPQTDVLDDLSVLYYVRVHPEPKPLWLINYPRLVRAPLAFLGVRRLSSPTGRIEAEGYRFEGEGAQIEVWYGRNEARWPLRIYFGQSWGGLSAELVRVERIR from the coding sequence ATGCGCCGTACCGTGGTGGGGCTGGCGCTCGCGCTGGCCGCCTTCGCCGCGGCCGGGTCCGATCTGCCGGAGACGCCGCCCGTCCCCTGGCCCAACGGCGAGCGGCTCGTCTACGTGTTGCGCTGGAAGGGGCTGGTCGTGGGGCACCAGGCCATCGAGGCCGTACGCACCGGGAGCGGCTGGCACTACGCCGGACGGGTGCGTGGCGGCGGGCTCGCGCAGCTGGTGGGGTTCGATCTGGTTTCGGACTCGTACACCCGGCGCGACCTCTTCACCCGCCGGTTCCAGCGGGACCTGACCGTGCCCGGCGAGGGGCGGCGCGTCCTCACCGCCGTGGTGGGCCAGGAGACCGCGGTGCGCTTCGTCTGGGTCACCGGTCAGGTGTACACCTTTCGCGAGCCGCAGACCGACGTGCTGGACGATTTGTCGGTCCTGTATTATGTCAGGGTGCACCCCGAGCCGAAGCCGCTTTGGTTGATCAACTACCCCCGCCTGGTTCGGGCCCCGCTCGCGTTCTTGGGGGTACGGCGGCTCTCGTCGCCCACCGGCCGCATAGAGGCCGAGGGCTACCGTTTCGAAGGCGAGGGGGCGCAGATCGAGGTGTGGTACGGGCGCAACGAAGCGCGCTGGCCGCTGCGAATTTACTTCGGGCAGTCTTGGGGAGGACTCTCCGCCGAGCTCGTCCGGGTGGAACGCATCCGTTGA
- the ald gene encoding alanine dehydrogenase — MKIGVPKEIKTLENRVAMTPGGVESLTKRGHEVWVERGAGAGSGLADAEYEAAGARLVSAEEAWSAEMVVKVKEPLPAEYAYLRPDLILFTYLHLAASEELTRAMLESGVIGIAYETVQTADGALPLLVPMSEVAGRMATQEGAKYLEKSYGGRGVLLGGVPGVAPADVVILGGGTVGINAAKIAVGMGAHVTILDVNHARLQYLDDVFAGRLTTLTSTEANIKKAVRYADVLIGAVLIPGAKAPHLVTREMLPTMKEGSVIVDVAVDQGGCVETIKPTTHAEPTYVIDGVVHYGVANMPGAVPRTSTFALTNQTLPYAMKLAEKGVAALAEDPALLKGLNTYHGKLTYAAVAEAFGLPYTPPEDALRS, encoded by the coding sequence ATGAAGATCGGAGTACCCAAGGAGATCAAGACGCTGGAAAACCGCGTGGCCATGACGCCGGGCGGGGTCGAGAGCCTGACCAAGCGCGGGCACGAGGTCTGGGTCGAGCGGGGCGCCGGAGCGGGTTCGGGCCTCGCCGACGCCGAGTACGAGGCGGCGGGGGCGCGGCTGGTGAGCGCCGAGGAAGCCTGGAGCGCCGAGATGGTGGTCAAGGTCAAGGAGCCGCTACCCGCCGAGTACGCCTACCTGCGCCCGGATCTGATCCTCTTCACCTACCTGCACCTGGCCGCGAGCGAGGAGCTGACCCGGGCGATGCTCGAGTCGGGCGTGATCGGCATCGCCTACGAAACCGTGCAGACCGCGGACGGCGCGCTGCCGCTCCTGGTGCCGATGAGCGAGGTGGCCGGACGCATGGCCACCCAGGAGGGCGCGAAGTACCTGGAGAAGTCGTACGGCGGCCGCGGGGTGCTGCTCGGGGGCGTGCCCGGCGTGGCGCCTGCGGACGTGGTCATCCTCGGCGGCGGCACCGTGGGCATCAACGCCGCCAAGATCGCCGTGGGGATGGGCGCGCACGTGACGATCCTCGACGTCAACCACGCCCGCCTGCAGTACCTGGACGACGTCTTCGCGGGCCGCCTGACCACGCTCACCTCGACCGAGGCCAACATCAAAAAGGCGGTGCGTTATGCCGACGTGCTGATCGGCGCCGTGCTCATCCCCGGGGCCAAGGCGCCCCACCTGGTGACCCGCGAGATGCTGCCCACCATGAAGGAGGGCTCGGTGATCGTGGACGTGGCCGTGGACCAGGGCGGCTGCGTGGAGACGATCAAGCCCACCACGCATGCCGAGCCCACCTACGTGATCGACGGGGTGGTGCACTACGGCGTGGCCAACATGCCCGGCGCGGTACCGCGCACCAGCACCTTCGCCCTCACCAACCAGACGCTGCCCTACGCGATGAAGCTGGCCGAGAAGGGCGTGGCGGCGCTGGCGGAGGACCCGGCGCTCCTGAAGGGGTTGAACACCTACCACGGCAAGCTCACCTACGCCGCCGTGGCCGAGGCCTTCGGCCTGCCCTACACCCCGCCCGAGGACGCGCTGCGCAGCTGA
- a CDS encoding Lrp/AsnC family transcriptional regulator has product MALRNKNRLDRVDLAILTELQADARISISELARRVGRSAPAVAERVRKLEEAGVIEGYRAQINPAALGFSVIALIELTTTPAHYDEVNRYAARTPEVQECHFVTGGASFIVRVVARSIDNLRRIIEELSVYGSTRTSVALASPIIKTRFDLEALARPDA; this is encoded by the coding sequence ATGGCTTTACGAAACAAAAACCGCCTGGACCGGGTGGACCTGGCCATCCTCACCGAGCTGCAGGCGGACGCCCGCATCTCGATCAGCGAGTTGGCGCGCCGCGTGGGGCGCAGCGCCCCCGCGGTGGCCGAGCGCGTGCGCAAGCTCGAGGAGGCGGGGGTGATCGAGGGCTACCGCGCCCAGATCAACCCCGCGGCGCTGGGCTTCTCGGTCATCGCCCTGATCGAGCTGACCACCACCCCCGCCCACTACGACGAGGTGAACCGCTACGCCGCGCGCACGCCCGAGGTGCAGGAGTGCCACTTCGTCACCGGCGGCGCGTCGTTCATCGTGCGCGTGGTGGCGCGCTCGATCGACAACCTGCGGCGGATCATCGAGGAGTTGAGCGTCTACGGCAGCACCCGCACCTCGGTGGCGCTGGCCTCGCCCATCATCAAGACCCGCTTCGATCTCGAGGCGCTGGCCCGCCCGGATGCCTAG
- a CDS encoding enoyl-CoA hydratase/isomerase family protein, translating to MGSERVVTKDIGRVRVLTLSDPERRNPLSDALARALHQALDAAEAAEEVRALVITGAGRAFSAGADLDFLRRVRSESAEANLAHSGRLRDLFLRVYTFPKPVVAAVNGPAVAGGAGLATACDLIVMDEEARIGYTEVKIGFVAALVGVLLVRAVGEKHARELLLTGDLVDAPTAYRMGLAGRVAAAGTSVDEAVAWAGRIAENAPASLALTKELLASFYGMGLEDALRYAAAAGAWIRQSADLEEGLAAFFEKRKPRF from the coding sequence ATGGGCAGCGAACGGGTCGTCACCAAGGACATCGGGCGGGTGCGCGTGCTCACCCTCTCCGACCCCGAGCGCCGCAACCCCCTTTCGGACGCACTGGCGCGGGCGTTGCACCAGGCCCTGGACGCGGCCGAGGCGGCGGAGGAGGTGCGGGCGCTGGTGATCACGGGCGCGGGCCGGGCCTTCTCGGCCGGGGCCGACCTGGACTTCCTCCGGCGGGTACGCAGCGAGTCCGCCGAGGCCAACCTGGCCCACTCGGGGCGGCTGCGCGACCTCTTCCTGCGGGTCTACACCTTCCCCAAGCCGGTGGTGGCGGCGGTGAACGGCCCCGCGGTCGCCGGCGGCGCCGGGCTGGCCACCGCCTGCGACCTGATCGTGATGGACGAGGAGGCGCGCATCGGCTACACCGAGGTGAAGATCGGCTTCGTAGCCGCGCTGGTGGGGGTGCTGCTGGTGCGCGCGGTAGGCGAGAAGCACGCCCGCGAGTTGCTGCTCACCGGCGACCTGGTGGACGCGCCGACCGCCTACCGGATGGGGCTCGCGGGCCGCGTGGCGGCGGCGGGTACCAGCGTAGACGAAGCCGTGGCCTGGGCCGGCCGCATCGCCGAGAACGCCCCCGCTTCGCTGGCGCTCACCAAGGAGCTGCTGGCTTCGTTCTACGGGATGGGGCTCGAGGACGCGCTGCGCTACGCCGCCGCCGCCGGCGCCTGGATCCGCCAGAGCGCCGACCTGGAGGAGGGGCTTGCGGCCTTCTTCGAAAAGCGCAAGCCCAGGTTCTAG
- a CDS encoding polyphosphate kinase 2 family protein, with protein sequence MDVSRYRIEPGAPVDLMRWPTREDDGFGGGKKTARKQLVELSRRLGELQARLYAEGRQALLIVLQGMDTAGKDGTIRHVFRAVNPQGVRVTTFKKPTALELAHDYLWRVHRHAPARGEIGIFNRSHYEDVLVVRVHGLVPREVWERRYDHINAFEQLLADEGTRIVKFFLHISKEEQKERLEARLANPEKNWKFNPADLAERKLWDAYTEAYRVMLERTSTAAAPWYAVPADRKWQRNLIVARVLVETLEAMDPRFPKVDFDPRTIRVD encoded by the coding sequence ATGGACGTTTCCCGGTACCGGATCGAACCCGGCGCCCCCGTCGACCTCATGCGGTGGCCTACGCGCGAGGACGACGGCTTCGGCGGCGGTAAGAAAACGGCGCGCAAGCAGCTGGTCGAACTCTCGCGGCGGCTGGGTGAACTGCAAGCCCGCCTCTACGCCGAGGGCCGCCAGGCCCTCCTGATCGTGCTGCAGGGCATGGACACCGCCGGCAAGGACGGCACCATCCGCCACGTCTTCCGCGCGGTCAATCCCCAGGGGGTGCGGGTCACCACGTTCAAGAAACCGACCGCGCTCGAGCTGGCGCACGACTACCTCTGGCGGGTGCACCGGCACGCGCCGGCGCGGGGCGAGATCGGCATCTTCAACCGCAGCCACTACGAGGACGTGCTGGTGGTGCGGGTGCACGGGCTGGTGCCGCGCGAGGTGTGGGAGCGGCGCTACGACCACATCAACGCCTTCGAGCAGCTGCTGGCCGACGAGGGCACGCGCATCGTCAAGTTCTTTCTACATATCTCCAAGGAAGAGCAGAAGGAGCGGCTCGAGGCGCGGCTCGCCAACCCCGAGAAGAACTGGAAGTTCAACCCCGCCGATTTGGCGGAGCGCAAGCTCTGGGACGCCTACACCGAGGCCTACCGGGTCATGCTCGAGCGCACCTCCACCGCCGCGGCCCCCTGGTACGCGGTGCCCGCCGACCGCAAGTGGCAGCGTAACCTGATCGTGGCGCGGGTGCTCGTGGAGACGCTCGAGGCCATGGACCCGCGCTTCCCCAAGGTCGATTTCGACCCGCGGACGATCCGCGTGGACTGA
- a CDS encoding Ig-like domain-containing protein, which yields MRIRWWMLLTLFLTACGTQEPPAPQVNAFYPPDGYHGFKKDESLRIAFNEPMDPATTEAAFQLLGPAGAPVAVSFTWEDGGRRLKITPANPLAYSPDSSYQSYRYLLSTGARSQRGTPLESDLDVSFTTMRTLTEVRDAVAALDGAVSSAGFVYNDPNDPSAYTTARTGDTVADKGLRSFFAFDLSGLDVAAEDVAFARLDLYNTALRGAPFGPGNLGNLVTETVDYLDDDQLDAGDYALAAGRILGTVASWGSGVHVNLDVDEGLKDALDASGAYLQLRLRFENESNGDGSEDSVNPATGEDTNHPPRLTVGYYAP from the coding sequence ATGCGCATACGTTGGTGGATGCTGCTCACCCTCTTCCTCACCGCCTGTGGGACACAAGAACCACCGGCTCCCCAGGTGAACGCTTTCTACCCTCCGGACGGCTACCACGGTTTCAAGAAAGACGAGTCGCTCCGCATCGCCTTCAACGAACCCATGGACCCGGCCACCACCGAGGCCGCCTTCCAGTTGCTGGGCCCGGCCGGCGCTCCGGTAGCGGTGAGCTTTACCTGGGAAGACGGCGGCCGCCGACTCAAGATTACGCCGGCCAACCCGCTCGCCTACAGCCCCGACAGCAGCTACCAAAGCTACCGCTACCTGCTCTCCACCGGGGCACGCTCGCAAAGGGGAACGCCGTTGGAAAGCGACCTCGACGTCTCCTTTACGACGATGCGCACCCTCACCGAAGTGCGCGACGCGGTCGCGGCGCTGGACGGCGCGGTTTCCTCAGCCGGTTTCGTATACAACGACCCCAACGACCCCAGCGCCTACACGACCGCCCGAACCGGCGACACCGTGGCCGATAAGGGCCTGCGCAGCTTCTTCGCCTTCGACCTGAGCGGGCTCGACGTCGCCGCCGAAGACGTCGCCTTCGCCCGGCTGGACCTCTACAACACCGCGCTCCGGGGCGCTCCCTTCGGCCCCGGGAACCTCGGCAACCTGGTCACCGAAACCGTGGACTACCTGGACGACGATCAACTCGACGCGGGCGACTACGCCCTCGCGGCGGGCCGCATCCTGGGCACGGTGGCGTCGTGGGGAAGTGGTGTCCACGTCAACCTCGATGTGGACGAGGGCTTGAAAGACGCGCTGGACGCCAGCGGCGCCTACCTGCAACTGCGACTGCGCTTTGAAAACGAGAGCAACGGCGACGGCTCAGAAGACAGCGTCAACCCCGCCACCGGGGAAGACACGAACCACCCGCCACGGCTGACCGTTGGTTACTACGCGCCCTAA
- a CDS encoding Ig-like domain-containing protein: MARRTILSLFGLLLLAACGGSQPADATAPTVVSVYPADGFHGFKRGEAITITFNEPVDPISVMEAYRSDDEGLKPDQVTFAFADGGKKVYIQPVQPLLYSPTDAYLYYAFELGPEVSDRSGNPLAQPLRVSFSTMRTLTANLPSERAFDGSASPTAAVSDQALLSVGDGATDAGIRGFFSFAFPEDAGGVLAAELRFFVHHISGTPFADLGRLSLEPVTLGDALDATDYYVSALATPITDAGTGWTDGSYRTYGVSDWAIAAWNEGRGRLEVRLRFDAETDHDGSTDALFLVAQDAEEVPEAIGPEYLPVLRLTYYGP; the protein is encoded by the coding sequence TTGGCAAGACGAACTATCTTATCGCTGTTCGGACTCCTCCTGCTCGCCGCCTGCGGCGGCAGCCAACCCGCCGACGCCACCGCGCCTACCGTGGTTTCGGTCTACCCCGCCGACGGCTTCCACGGCTTCAAACGGGGCGAGGCGATTACGATTACCTTCAACGAACCCGTCGACCCGATCAGCGTCATGGAAGCCTACCGTTCGGACGACGAAGGGCTGAAGCCCGACCAAGTGACCTTCGCCTTCGCCGACGGTGGCAAGAAGGTGTACATCCAACCGGTCCAGCCGCTGCTCTACAGCCCCACCGACGCCTACCTCTACTACGCCTTCGAGCTCGGCCCTGAGGTCAGCGACCGCTCCGGCAACCCCCTGGCCCAGCCCCTGCGCGTAAGCTTTAGCACCATGCGCACGCTCACCGCCAACCTGCCCTCAGAACGCGCCTTCGACGGCAGCGCCTCGCCCACCGCCGCCGTAAGCGACCAGGCGCTCCTTTCCGTTGGCGACGGCGCCACCGACGCGGGCATCCGTGGCTTCTTCAGCTTCGCCTTTCCCGAAGACGCTGGCGGGGTGCTGGCGGCCGAGCTGCGCTTCTTCGTCCACCACATCAGCGGAACCCCCTTCGCCGATCTGGGCCGGTTGAGCCTCGAGCCGGTAACCCTGGGTGACGCGCTGGACGCCACCGACTACTACGTCTCGGCGCTCGCGACCCCCATCACCGACGCCGGCACCGGCTGGACCGACGGCAGCTACCGCACCTACGGCGTGAGCGACTGGGCCATCGCCGCCTGGAACGAAGGGCGAGGTCGCCTGGAAGTCCGGCTCCGCTTCGACGCCGAGACCGACCACGACGGCTCTACCGACGCCCTCTTTCTCGTGGCTCAGGACGCCGAGGAAGTACCCGAAGCCATCGGCCCCGAGTACCTTCCGGTGCTGCGCCTTACCTACTACGGCCCCTGA
- a CDS encoding Ig-like domain-containing protein: MNHTWTYTFTALLLVLASCAGTGTAPDTTPPEVRSSSPADGSHGATKNAVISVAFSEPMNEAATEAAFVLEDAGGSPVAVTLSWADEGKRLVAVPSAPLAYSSDASYQSYTYRVGTGAADSAGNHLAAAYEATFSTMRRLGFTLEGEAELDGSVYSNGGVYDNLSNTFVGDGPSDFYVRAFFSFPLSSLPANVESVERARINLYSKKENNGDALHYRLEHVDYGDRLDAADYGLTALASEPVFPPDDGWLRADERGWLQEDLNAGRIRFQIRLSSDNNGDGSEDGYWLTTTDAGSDKPFVQVVVYAP, translated from the coding sequence GTGAACCACACCTGGACCTACACCTTCACCGCACTGCTCCTCGTCCTCGCCAGCTGCGCCGGCACCGGCACCGCGCCCGACACCACGCCGCCCGAGGTGCGCTCCAGCTCCCCGGCCGACGGCTCCCACGGGGCCACCAAGAACGCCGTCATCTCCGTCGCCTTCAGCGAGCCGATGAACGAGGCGGCCACCGAAGCGGCCTTCGTGCTGGAGGACGCCGGCGGTTCGCCGGTGGCGGTCACGCTGAGCTGGGCCGACGAAGGCAAGCGCCTCGTGGCCGTACCCAGCGCCCCGCTCGCCTACAGTTCCGACGCCAGCTACCAAAGCTACACCTACCGCGTCGGTACCGGCGCCGCCGACAGCGCCGGCAACCACCTGGCCGCGGCCTACGAGGCGACGTTCAGCACCATGCGCCGGCTGGGGTTCACCCTGGAGGGGGAAGCGGAGCTCGACGGGTCCGTTTACTCGAACGGGGGCGTCTACGACAACCTCTCAAACACCTTCGTGGGCGACGGCCCATCGGACTTCTACGTCCGCGCCTTCTTCTCCTTCCCGCTGAGCAGCCTGCCCGCGAACGTCGAGTCGGTGGAGCGGGCCCGGATCAACCTCTACAGCAAGAAAGAAAATAACGGCGACGCGCTTCACTATCGCCTGGAGCACGTCGACTACGGCGACCGCCTGGACGCGGCCGACTACGGCCTCACGGCCCTCGCCAGCGAGCCGGTCTTCCCGCCCGACGACGGCTGGTTGCGAGCCGACGAACGCGGCTGGCTCCAGGAAGACCTGAACGCCGGCCGCATCCGCTTCCAGATCCGCCTGAGCTCCGACAACAACGGCGACGGAAGCGAGGATGGCTACTGGCTGACCACCACCGACGCCGGCAGCGACAAGCCTTTCGTGCAGGTCGTCGTCTACGCGCCTTAG
- a CDS encoding SDR family NAD(P)-dependent oxidoreductase, with amino-acid sequence MGEKRFHRVWITGGSSGIGRALARHYARQGAYVLVSGRNVERLEAVARETGGAAYPLDVTDAEAVERTVAAVWEDTGPLDLAVLNAGAAFKRAGRDDTAANLKKHLEVNLLGVAYALDALRPRMRAAGGGTIALVGSLAGYAGLPRTSGYGTSKAALAYYAEALWAELQREKIDLKLISPGFVKTPIIAANEFPMPFMLEADAAARIIARGLAGRAFEVAFPRRLAWPLRLLRALPAGWRVRLFAYGERRMRRR; translated from the coding sequence ATGGGCGAAAAGAGGTTTCATCGGGTTTGGATCACCGGCGGCTCGAGCGGCATCGGGCGGGCCCTGGCCCGGCACTACGCCCGCCAGGGGGCGTACGTGCTGGTCTCGGGGCGCAACGTCGAGCGGCTGGAAGCGGTGGCGCGCGAAACCGGCGGCGCCGCCTACCCCCTCGACGTCACCGACGCCGAGGCGGTGGAGCGGACGGTGGCCGCCGTCTGGGAGGACACGGGCCCTCTGGACCTCGCCGTCCTGAACGCGGGCGCGGCGTTCAAGCGCGCGGGCCGCGACGACACCGCGGCGAACCTGAAAAAGCACCTTGAGGTCAACCTGCTGGGCGTGGCCTACGCCCTCGACGCCCTCAGGCCGCGCATGCGCGCCGCCGGCGGCGGTACCATCGCGCTGGTGGGCTCGCTGGCCGGCTACGCGGGGCTGCCGCGCACCAGCGGCTACGGCACCAGCAAGGCGGCGCTCGCCTACTACGCCGAGGCGCTCTGGGCCGAGCTGCAGCGCGAGAAGATCGACCTGAAGCTCATCAGTCCCGGCTTCGTGAAGACGCCGATCATCGCCGCCAACGAGTTCCCCATGCCCTTCATGCTCGAGGCCGACGCGGCCGCGCGCATCATCGCCCGTGGGCTTGCGGGCCGCGCCTTCGAGGTCGCCTTCCCGAGGCGGCTGGCCTGGCCCTTGCGCCTTTTGCGGGCGCTCCCTGCGGGCTGGCGGGTGCGCCTCTTCGCCTACGGGGAGCGCCGGATGAGGCGACGCTAG